The stretch of DNA ATATTCCATCGACATTGGAGAGACGGGAGAGGATTTCAAGCTGGTCTCAGAACGCTATCCAGGAAAGCTCCATGCCATCACGGCAGATGTCACGAAAGAGGCCAATGTTACCGAAGCCGTAGATAAGATTCTGGCCGAAGCTGGAGCCCTTCATGGAATGGTTGTAAATGCCGGGCGAACGAAGCACAAGCCCGCTCTTGATTTCACAACGGAAGAGATCGATCAGCTTTGGAGTATCAATGCAAGTGAAGCTAGCCCCACCCAGTATGCAAGCAAACTGACTTGGATCCAGCTTTATGGCTCATTTTATTGCGCTCGCGTCGCAGCTCGAGCATTTATCAAGCAAGGCGTGAAGGGGTCGATAGTTTTTACTGCTTCCATGGCCAGTTATCGTCCAAATAAGCGCGTACCCTCTGCTCCATATGGTGCA from Cercospora beticola chromosome 1, complete sequence encodes:
- a CDS encoding uncharacterized protein (SMCOG1001:short-chain dehydrogenase/reductase SDR~antiSMASH:Cluster_7); the encoded protein is MSEVPQKKVSLEGKVIAITGANRGIGLGIADCCMANGALAVYSIDIGETGEDFKLVSERYPGKLHAITADVTKEANVTEAVDKILAEAGALHGMVVNAGRTKHKPALDFTTEEIDQLWSINASEASPTQYASKLTWIQLYGSFYCARVAARAFIKQGVKGSIVFTASMASYRPNKRVPSAPYGASKAGVKNMTHTLAMEWAQYGIRVNSVSPGLVKTAMTYWVEQQPDWEQQLKYYGGIPRLAEIEELGGAYVYLLSDAASYTTSIDIPVNGVIGIC